One Nonomuraea angiospora DNA segment encodes these proteins:
- a CDS encoding cytochrome d ubiquinol oxidase subunit II, whose amino-acid sequence MEVIWFVLFAVLLAGYFALEGFDLGVGLLLPLLGRTREGRDRMVAAMAPYVLANEVWLVAVAGTMFGVYPLLEGEVLFKLYPLVVAMLLSWILRDAGLWFRRRLDGFRWRGFWDAMIAFGSLGLSFGWGMAIHAAATGFAGPVVHPVGVMLGAVVTLLFAFHGWTFLAWRAPGVFGASRSGRALAVSGVVAAVPAVGVLVGAMPYLLANSAPAATLNVLSVMVLPFAPIILGAQVWVWRTFRPGKDAVLLPSFF is encoded by the coding sequence ATGGAAGTGATCTGGTTCGTTCTCTTCGCCGTGCTGCTGGCCGGATATTTCGCCCTTGAGGGGTTCGATCTGGGGGTGGGGCTGCTGCTGCCGCTGCTGGGCAGGACCCGCGAGGGCCGTGACCGCATGGTGGCCGCGATGGCGCCGTACGTGCTGGCCAACGAGGTGTGGCTGGTGGCCGTCGCCGGGACGATGTTCGGCGTCTATCCGCTGCTGGAAGGCGAGGTGCTGTTCAAGCTGTACCCGCTGGTGGTGGCCATGCTGCTGAGCTGGATCCTGCGGGACGCGGGGCTGTGGTTCCGGCGCAGGCTGGACGGGTTCAGGTGGCGGGGGTTCTGGGACGCGATGATCGCGTTCGGGTCTCTGGGGCTGTCGTTCGGGTGGGGCATGGCGATCCACGCGGCGGCCACGGGGTTCGCGGGCCCGGTGGTGCATCCGGTGGGGGTGATGCTGGGGGCGGTCGTGACGCTGCTGTTCGCCTTCCACGGGTGGACGTTCCTGGCGTGGCGGGCGCCCGGGGTCTTCGGGGCGTCCCGGTCGGGGCGGGCCTTGGCGGTGTCGGGGGTCGTGGCGGCGGTCCCGGCGGTGGGCGTGCTCGTGGGCGCGATGCCGTACCTGCTGGCGAACAGCGCGCCGGCGGCCACGTTGAATGTGCTCAGTGTCATGGTGCTGCCGTTCGCGCCCATCATCCTCGGCGCGCAAGTATGGGT
- a CDS encoding cytochrome ubiquinol oxidase subunit I, with protein MDVLELARTQFAVTGSLHFLFVVLTLGLAPLVAIMNTRWAMSGNPLHEAMTRFWGQIYVVNYALGIVTGLVMEFQFGLAWSGLSHYAGDVFGAPLAMETLVAFFLESTFLGLWIFGWGRLPRWAHLACIWLVTLTAYASAFYIMLANSFLQNPVGSVARGDRLELVDFGALLTNKSLVFSFPHVIGAGLFTGAMVLVGASAYQLRRRTEHVEFFTRSLRTGVVAAAIGIFVTTGFGYAQFAGVQEGKFNDNVGAALPLGLMIEFGQLLALVVLFVMLPMIAVLPRWRWTHPLLMLMTPLPFVLAIMGWLAREVGRQPWMIWEKLTVADAMSPGLTSGMVTASLVGFAGVLGLLAVVDYVLIARIVRRGPRDVALGAVPAGESRSPALSY; from the coding sequence ATGGATGTACTCGAACTGGCCAGGACACAGTTCGCCGTGACGGGAAGCCTCCACTTCCTGTTCGTCGTCCTCACCCTGGGCCTGGCGCCACTCGTGGCGATCATGAACACGCGCTGGGCGATGTCGGGCAACCCGCTCCACGAGGCCATGACCCGCTTCTGGGGCCAGATCTACGTCGTCAACTACGCGCTGGGCATCGTGACCGGGCTGGTGATGGAGTTCCAGTTCGGCCTCGCCTGGAGCGGCCTGTCCCACTACGCCGGCGACGTGTTCGGCGCGCCGCTGGCCATGGAGACCCTGGTGGCCTTCTTCCTGGAGTCCACGTTCCTGGGCCTGTGGATCTTCGGCTGGGGACGGCTGCCCAGGTGGGCGCACCTGGCCTGCATCTGGCTCGTGACGCTGACCGCGTACGCGAGCGCCTTCTACATCATGCTCGCCAACTCGTTCCTGCAGAACCCGGTCGGCTCCGTCGCCCGCGGCGACCGGCTGGAGCTGGTCGACTTCGGCGCCCTGCTCACGAACAAGAGCCTGGTCTTCTCCTTCCCGCACGTCATCGGGGCGGGGCTGTTCACGGGGGCCATGGTGCTGGTGGGGGCGAGCGCGTACCAGCTGCGCCGCCGTACCGAGCACGTGGAGTTCTTCACCCGGTCGCTGCGGACCGGCGTGGTCGCGGCGGCGATCGGGATCTTCGTCACGACCGGGTTCGGGTACGCGCAGTTCGCCGGGGTCCAGGAGGGCAAGTTCAACGACAACGTGGGCGCGGCGCTCCCGCTCGGGTTGATGATCGAGTTCGGGCAGCTGCTCGCGCTGGTCGTGCTGTTCGTGATGCTGCCGATGATCGCCGTGCTGCCGCGGTGGCGGTGGACGCATCCGCTGCTCATGCTGATGACGCCGCTGCCGTTCGTGCTGGCGATCATGGGCTGGCTGGCGCGGGAGGTCGGCCGGCAGCCGTGGATGATCTGGGAGAAGCTCACCGTGGCCGACGCCATGTCCCCCGGGCTGACCTCGGGCATGGTCACGGCCTCGCTCGTCGGGTTCGCGGGCGTGCTGGGGCTGCTGGCGGTCGTCGACTACGTGCTCATCGCCAGGATCGTCCGGCGCGGGCCGCGTGACGTGGCCCTGGGCGCCGTCCCCGCCGGCGAGAGCCGCTCCCCCGCCCTGAGCTACTGA
- a CDS encoding PadR family transcriptional regulator: MNPDALRGHMDALLLSVLEREPLHGYAIIEALLERSGGALNVPTGTVYPALRRLERIGYLSSEWATVGGRKRRTYRLTDSGRKQLQGERSAWQEFATVIGSVLRADAVEAGEVSGARGAAG, translated from the coding sequence ATGAATCCGGACGCGCTGCGCGGGCATATGGACGCGCTCCTGCTCTCCGTGCTGGAGCGGGAGCCGCTGCACGGCTACGCCATCATCGAGGCGCTGCTGGAGCGCAGCGGCGGCGCGCTGAACGTGCCGACGGGCACCGTCTACCCGGCCCTGCGCAGGCTGGAGCGCATCGGCTACCTGTCCAGCGAGTGGGCCACGGTGGGCGGGCGCAAGCGGCGCACCTACCGGCTGACGGATTCGGGCAGGAAGCAGCTCCAAGGGGAGCGCTCGGCGTGGCAGGAGTTCGCCACCGTGATCGGCAGCGTGCTCCGCGCGGACGCCGTGGAGGCCGGGGAGGTCAGCGGCGCGCGAGGGGCGGCCGGCTGA
- a CDS encoding permease prefix domain 1-containing protein, which produces MRIDDYVAELDRALAGPQGAKRDLVVEARDSLTDTADALEAEGLERAEAERVAVAEFGEVAQVAPGYQSELTAVAGRRLGFLLFISVPITALMWSVIWRIYPGDDTAWRLAPAWYRPVSRLLDVLQLCVGLYGGLALFALSRGARWIRRPRLVTRSLGVVVWSMLPVTVLLGMLLTLGSNGASHLDVLPSMLANAVTSACWGLQIYGATRCLRISRPPLARR; this is translated from the coding sequence ATGCGTATCGACGACTACGTGGCGGAGCTCGACCGTGCCCTGGCCGGCCCGCAGGGGGCGAAGCGCGACCTGGTCGTCGAGGCGCGCGACAGCCTGACCGACACCGCCGACGCGCTGGAGGCCGAGGGGCTCGAACGGGCGGAGGCCGAGCGGGTCGCGGTGGCGGAGTTCGGGGAGGTCGCGCAGGTCGCCCCCGGCTACCAGTCCGAGCTGACCGCCGTGGCGGGGCGCCGGCTGGGCTTCCTGCTGTTCATCAGCGTGCCGATCACCGCGCTGATGTGGTCGGTGATCTGGCGCATCTATCCCGGCGACGACACCGCCTGGCGGCTCGCTCCCGCGTGGTACCGGCCCGTCTCGCGCCTGCTCGACGTCCTGCAGCTCTGCGTGGGGCTGTACGGCGGGCTCGCGCTGTTCGCGCTGAGCCGGGGCGCCCGCTGGATCCGCCGGCCACGGCTGGTGACCAGGTCGCTGGGCGTGGTCGTCTGGAGCATGCTGCCCGTCACCGTGCTGCTGGGCATGCTGCTGACCCTGGGTTCCAACGGGGCGAGCCATCTGGACGTCCTGCCCAGCATGCTGGCCAACGCGGTGACGTCGGCCTGCTGGGGGCTGCAGATCTACGGCGCGACGCGCTGCCTGCGCATCAGCCGGCCGCCCCTCGCGCGCCGCTGA
- a CDS encoding VOC family protein translates to MPISQILTITVPVADQERALAFYTGVLDFEVRADNPFPMGRWLTVAPKGAGTALLLASWFPGMAPIGGLVVAAPDLDALAARLREHGVSFEGPSDEPWGRQLLFQDPFGNGFVVSQA, encoded by the coding sequence ATGCCGATATCCCAAATCCTCACCATCACCGTGCCCGTCGCCGACCAGGAGCGGGCGCTGGCCTTCTACACCGGCGTCCTCGACTTCGAGGTGCGCGCCGACAACCCGTTCCCGATGGGCCGCTGGCTCACCGTCGCCCCCAAGGGGGCCGGGACCGCGCTGCTGCTGGCCTCCTGGTTCCCGGGCATGGCCCCGATCGGCGGCCTGGTGGTGGCCGCGCCCGACCTCGACGCCCTGGCGGCGCGGCTGCGCGAGCACGGCGTCTCGTTCGAGGGGCCGAGCGACGAGCCATGGGGGCGTCAGCTGCTGTTCCAGGACCCGTTCGGCAACGGGTTCGTGGTCAGCCAGGCATGA
- a CDS encoding ArsR/SmtB family transcription factor — protein MTADHVFTALASPARRELLRLLLDEGAQPAGRLAERFDMSRPSVSEHLKVLRDAGLVAETRKGRERHYRLEAAPLMEIRDWLTPYERFWREKLADLTTLLDEMEDDDHAP, from the coding sequence ATGACGGCCGACCACGTGTTCACCGCGCTGGCCAGCCCGGCCAGGCGGGAGCTGCTGCGCCTGCTGCTCGACGAGGGCGCCCAGCCGGCCGGCCGGCTGGCCGAGCGGTTCGACATGAGCAGGCCCAGCGTGTCGGAGCACCTCAAGGTGCTCAGGGACGCCGGGCTGGTGGCCGAGACCCGCAAGGGGCGGGAGCGGCACTACCGGCTGGAGGCGGCGCCGCTCATGGAGATCCGCGACTGGCTCACCCCGTACGAACGGTTCTGGCGGGAGAAGCTGGCCGATCTCACGACCCTGCTGGACGAGATGGAGGACGACGACCATGCCCCGTGA
- a CDS encoding SRPBCC family protein, protein MPRDTAAEDLRAIRIDQFIAHPPRKVWRALTEPELVARWLMPNDFRPEVGHRFTFTTEPKPQVGFDGIVYCEVLELEPEKLLKISWSDRKLADWTVTWRLEPEGRGTRLFLDHEGFDPDDELQQLSRRIMGGGWRSRHFRAIAAVVDELDA, encoded by the coding sequence ATGCCCCGTGACACGGCGGCCGAGGACCTGCGCGCGATCAGGATCGACCAGTTCATCGCGCATCCCCCGAGGAAGGTGTGGCGGGCGCTCACCGAGCCCGAGCTGGTCGCCCGCTGGCTCATGCCCAACGACTTCAGGCCGGAGGTGGGGCATCGGTTCACCTTCACCACGGAGCCCAAGCCGCAGGTGGGCTTCGACGGGATCGTCTACTGCGAGGTGCTGGAGCTGGAGCCGGAGAAGCTGCTCAAGATCAGCTGGAGCGACCGCAAGCTGGCAGACTGGACGGTCACCTGGCGGCTGGAGCCCGAGGGCAGGGGCACCAGGCTGTTCCTCGACCATGAGGGCTTCGACCCGGACGACGAGCTGCAGCAGCTCTCGCGCCGCATCATGGGCGGCGGCTGGCGCTCGCGCCACTTCCGCGCCATCGCCGCCGTCGTGGACGAACTGGACGCCTAA
- a CDS encoding pentapeptide repeat-containing protein, translating into MDWVTCAYSAACTGIASRTTGFCLAHLAPDQLPQALDEMSPGRLLDLRGTTVSGELLSLVLEATGGRPGRARLDRVRFTGDVRLSGVTFTGDVSLDGARFERLASFFGARFEGNVSLAGARFTRELSFHGVTVRGHVSLDRAVMSRDALFSQAVFGHGLSCEGARFDGYATFDGARLGDGGAFRGARFGRTLSFRKVSGHAGFEAAHFAADAYLSATGRLSAARARADGLLDVTVSRCGVDLRGVEVAGTTTLRLTDSQADLEGAVLRGPATVTGRGRSALTSLRQVDAADLALYGLDLSACRFAGLARPSGVRVKDCTFALTPRGLRVSLRWPMLRWFSRRRALADEHTLRGWGPPGDPGATPDRLADLYAGLQPSDRATSADFAFAAMEMRRQAGHRWWLSVSWLLCGYGMRMGRAAGWFALLLAITTAAVMWTSTSHAERQAEPPSPALHP; encoded by the coding sequence ATGGACTGGGTCACCTGCGCGTATTCGGCTGCCTGCACCGGAATCGCCAGCCGGACGACCGGCTTCTGCCTCGCACACCTCGCACCCGACCAACTCCCCCAGGCCCTCGACGAGATGTCCCCCGGCCGCCTGCTCGACCTGCGCGGCACCACCGTCAGCGGCGAGCTGCTGTCCCTGGTGCTCGAGGCCACCGGCGGCAGGCCCGGCAGGGCCCGGCTCGACCGGGTCAGGTTCACCGGCGACGTACGGCTGTCCGGCGTGACGTTCACGGGCGACGTGTCGCTCGACGGGGCCAGGTTCGAGCGGCTGGCCTCGTTCTTCGGCGCCCGCTTCGAGGGCAACGTGTCGCTGGCCGGCGCCAGGTTCACCCGCGAGCTGTCCTTCCACGGGGTCACCGTGCGCGGGCACGTCTCCCTCGACCGGGCCGTGATGTCCCGCGACGCGCTGTTCAGCCAGGCCGTGTTCGGTCACGGGCTGTCGTGCGAGGGGGCCAGGTTCGACGGGTACGCCACCTTCGACGGGGCCCGGCTGGGCGACGGGGGCGCCTTCAGAGGGGCGCGCTTCGGCCGTACCCTGTCCTTCCGCAAGGTCAGCGGGCACGCCGGGTTCGAGGCCGCGCACTTCGCCGCCGACGCCTACCTGTCGGCCACCGGCAGGCTGTCGGCGGCCAGGGCCCGCGCCGACGGGCTCCTGGACGTGACGGTGTCCCGGTGCGGCGTGGACCTGCGCGGCGTCGAGGTGGCGGGCACGACGACGCTGCGGCTGACCGACTCCCAGGCCGACCTGGAGGGCGCGGTGCTGCGCGGCCCCGCCACCGTGACCGGCCGGGGCAGGTCCGCGCTGACGTCGCTGCGGCAGGTGGACGCGGCCGACCTGGCGCTGTACGGGCTGGACCTGTCGGCGTGCCGGTTCGCCGGGCTGGCCCGTCCGTCGGGGGTGCGGGTCAAGGACTGCACGTTCGCGCTCACACCGCGCGGCCTGCGGGTGAGCCTGCGCTGGCCGATGCTGCGCTGGTTCTCCCGCCGGCGCGCGCTGGCCGACGAGCACACCCTGCGCGGCTGGGGCCCGCCGGGCGACCCCGGCGCCACCCCCGACCGGCTGGCCGACCTCTACGCCGGGCTGCAGCCCAGCGACCGCGCCACCTCGGCCGACTTCGCGTTCGCGGCCATGGAGATGCGCCGCCAGGCCGGTCACCGCTGGTGGCTGTCGGTCTCCTGGCTCCTGTGCGGCTACGGCATGCGCATGGGGCGGGCGGCGGGCTGGTTCGCCCTGCTGCTGGCGATCACCACGGCCGCCGTCATGTGGACGTCCACCTCGCACGCCGAGCGCCAGGCGGAACCGCCGAGCCCGGCGTTACATCCTTAG
- a CDS encoding thioredoxin family protein codes for MATIEVTEQNFNDIADKGIVLLDFWAEWCPPCKKFGPIFEQASGLHEDITFGKIDTDAEQGLAQGFDITSIPTLMAIRDGIVVFAQAGAIPAPALEDLIRQVRALDMDAIRAELAEEMKQN; via the coding sequence GTGGCGACCATCGAAGTAACAGAGCAGAACTTCAACGACATCGCCGACAAGGGGATCGTCCTGCTCGACTTCTGGGCGGAGTGGTGCCCGCCGTGCAAGAAGTTCGGTCCGATCTTCGAGCAGGCGTCGGGGCTGCACGAGGACATCACGTTCGGCAAGATCGACACCGACGCCGAGCAGGGGCTCGCACAGGGCTTCGACATCACCTCGATCCCGACGCTCATGGCCATCCGCGACGGCATTGTGGTCTTCGCCCAGGCCGGCGCCATCCCGGCGCCCGCACTCGAGGACCTGATCAGGCAGGTGCGGGCGCTCGACATGGACGCCATCAGGGCCGAACTCGCCGAGGAGATGAAGCAGAACTGA
- a CDS encoding SAM-dependent methyltransferase — translation MDSAPEGVDPNVPNVARMYDYFLDGKDNFAADRAAAEQILQTFPNTKEGARANRAFLRRAVRHLVDSGVRQIIDLGAGLPTQGNTHEIAPEARVVYVDNDPVVCVHGRALLARTGNVDFLQADVRETDALLDKLGDLIDFDRPVAFLMLAILHFIPDYVAYDMVSKLRAASAPGSRLVISHAIDTTPDTTPQAVEIYRRATAALSLRTDKEILRFFEGYELEEPGLTYPNGWRPDDPDAPGNGITFGYVGVARKP, via the coding sequence GTGGACAGTGCCCCGGAGGGGGTGGACCCTAACGTCCCCAACGTCGCGCGGATGTACGACTACTTCCTCGACGGCAAGGACAACTTCGCGGCCGACCGGGCAGCCGCCGAGCAGATCCTGCAGACGTTCCCCAACACCAAGGAGGGCGCCCGCGCGAACAGGGCGTTCCTGCGCCGTGCCGTGCGGCACCTGGTCGATTCGGGGGTGCGGCAGATCATCGACCTCGGCGCCGGGCTGCCGACCCAGGGGAACACGCACGAGATCGCTCCTGAGGCGCGGGTCGTCTACGTGGACAACGACCCCGTCGTCTGTGTGCACGGCAGGGCGCTGCTGGCCAGGACCGGGAACGTGGACTTCCTGCAGGCGGACGTGCGCGAGACCGACGCGCTGCTGGACAAGCTGGGCGACCTGATCGACTTCGACCGGCCGGTGGCGTTCCTGATGCTGGCGATCCTGCACTTCATCCCGGACTACGTCGCGTACGACATGGTGAGCAAGCTGCGTGCGGCGAGCGCGCCCGGGAGCCGGCTGGTGATCAGCCATGCCATCGACACCACGCCGGACACCACCCCGCAGGCCGTCGAGATCTACCGGCGGGCCACGGCCGCGCTGAGCCTGCGGACGGACAAGGAGATCCTGCGCTTCTTCGAGGGGTACGAACTGGAGGAACCCGGGCTGACGTACCCGAACGGCTGGCGGCCCGACGACCCGGACGCGCCCGGCAACGGGATCACGTTCGGGTACGTCGGGGTCGCCCGCAAGCCCTGA
- a CDS encoding class II 3-deoxy-7-phosphoheptulonate synthase, translating to MSSNLVDLDSWRALPAAQQPDWPDRGELDKVVAELGGLPPLVFAGECDQLKEQLAAVARGEAFVLQGGDCAETFSGATADNVRNKLKTLLQMAIVLTYAGKVPVVKIGRVAGQFAKPRSKGSEVRDGIELPAYRGDMVNGFDFTAEARRPDPWRLLKAYHSSAVTLNLARAFTKGGYADLRQVHAWNQDFVAESPAGRRYEQLAREIDQALAFMRACGADPEEFHTVEFYSSHEALILDYDRALTRIDSRTGLPYDVSAHMVWIGERTRQLDGAHVDFFARIRNPIGVKLGPSTSPDEALGLIEKLNPGNEAGRLTFITRMGASKIREHLPALVKEVTATGARVAWICDPMHGNTFEAPSGHKTRRLDDVLDEVAGFFEVHRSLGTHPGGIHIEFTGDDVTECVGGGHEIVEDDLATRYETACDPRLNRSQSLDLAFRVAELYRG from the coding sequence GTGAGCAGCAATCTCGTGGATCTCGATTCCTGGCGAGCCCTCCCCGCGGCGCAGCAACCTGACTGGCCCGACCGCGGCGAGCTCGACAAGGTCGTCGCCGAGCTCGGCGGCCTGCCCCCACTGGTCTTCGCCGGCGAGTGCGACCAGCTCAAGGAGCAGCTGGCCGCAGTCGCCCGGGGCGAGGCCTTCGTCCTGCAGGGCGGCGACTGCGCGGAGACCTTCTCCGGCGCGACCGCCGACAACGTGCGTAACAAGCTCAAGACGCTGCTGCAGATGGCGATCGTGCTGACGTACGCGGGCAAGGTGCCGGTCGTGAAGATCGGCCGGGTCGCGGGCCAGTTCGCCAAGCCGCGCTCCAAGGGCAGCGAGGTCCGTGACGGGATCGAGCTGCCCGCCTACCGGGGCGACATGGTCAACGGGTTCGACTTCACCGCCGAGGCGCGCCGGCCCGACCCGTGGCGGCTGCTCAAGGCCTACCACTCCTCGGCCGTGACCCTCAACCTCGCCCGCGCGTTCACCAAGGGCGGCTACGCCGACCTGCGCCAGGTGCACGCGTGGAACCAGGACTTCGTGGCCGAGTCGCCCGCCGGGCGCCGCTACGAGCAACTGGCCAGGGAGATCGACCAGGCACTCGCCTTCATGCGGGCCTGCGGGGCCGACCCCGAGGAGTTCCACACCGTCGAGTTCTACTCCTCGCACGAGGCGCTCATCCTCGACTACGACCGCGCGCTCACGCGCATCGACTCGCGTACGGGGCTGCCGTACGACGTGTCGGCGCACATGGTCTGGATCGGCGAGCGCACCCGCCAGCTCGACGGGGCGCACGTCGACTTCTTCGCCCGCATCCGCAACCCGATCGGCGTCAAGCTCGGGCCCAGCACGTCGCCGGACGAGGCTCTCGGCCTCATCGAGAAGCTCAACCCGGGCAACGAGGCGGGGCGGCTCACGTTCATCACCCGCATGGGCGCCTCCAAGATCCGCGAGCACCTGCCGGCCCTGGTCAAGGAGGTCACGGCCACGGGGGCGCGGGTCGCCTGGATCTGCGACCCGATGCACGGCAACACCTTCGAGGCGCCCAGCGGGCACAAGACCCGCCGGCTCGACGACGTGCTGGACGAGGTGGCGGGCTTCTTCGAGGTGCACCGGTCGCTGGGCACGCATCCCGGCGGGATCCACATCGAGTTCACCGGTGACGACGTGACGGAGTGCGTCGGCGGGGGGCACGAGATCGTCGAGGACGATCTCGCGACCCGCTACGAGACGGCCTGCGACCCGCGGCTCAACCGCAGCCAGTCCCTCGACCTCGCCTTCCGCGTCGCCGAGCTCTACCGCGGCTGA
- a CDS encoding FAD-dependent oxidoreductase, translating into MSCVIAGGGPAGAVLALLLARAGVEVTLLEKHGDFLRDFRGDTIHPSTLQVLDELGLAEEFLKIPHRKAHGITMVTDRGDAKMASLRGLPGKYDYIAFVPQWDFLNLVTSAAARYPSFRLVMNAEAYDLIREGRTVRGLRYRDESGEHEIRADLTVAADGRHSTLRERAGLVPEELGAPMDVVWFRLPRHPSDRDDTFLRISGGRMMVAINRQSYWQLAYVIPKGGFDELVRAGIDALREPVAALLPWLADRVGQIGSFDDVSVLTVALNRLRRWHRPGFLCIGDAAHAMSPVFGVGINLAVQDAVATANLLAGSLRSGAPIPESTLRLVQKRRMPPTRVTQAVQRVFQNLVIKRALSNRLDPSRMPRDLTRIPLLKRVARRFIGLGVRPEHVSVKEL; encoded by the coding sequence ATGAGCTGTGTAATAGCAGGGGGCGGGCCCGCCGGCGCGGTGCTGGCGCTGCTCCTGGCCAGGGCAGGCGTCGAGGTCACGCTGCTGGAGAAGCACGGCGACTTCCTGCGTGACTTCCGGGGCGACACGATCCATCCGTCCACGCTGCAGGTCCTCGACGAGCTGGGGCTGGCCGAGGAGTTCCTGAAGATCCCCCATCGCAAGGCGCACGGGATCACCATGGTGACCGACCGCGGCGACGCCAAGATGGCGAGCCTGCGCGGGCTGCCCGGCAAGTACGACTACATCGCGTTCGTACCGCAATGGGATTTCCTCAACCTCGTCACGTCGGCCGCCGCCCGCTACCCGAGTTTCCGGCTGGTGATGAACGCCGAGGCGTACGACCTGATCCGCGAGGGCCGGACCGTGCGCGGCCTGCGCTACCGGGACGAGTCGGGCGAGCACGAGATCAGGGCCGACCTGACCGTCGCCGCCGACGGGCGGCACTCGACCCTGCGCGAGCGCGCCGGGCTCGTGCCGGAGGAGCTCGGCGCGCCGATGGACGTGGTGTGGTTCCGGCTGCCCCGGCACCCGTCCGACCGCGACGACACGTTCCTGCGGATCTCCGGCGGACGCATGATGGTGGCCATCAACCGGCAAAGTTATTGGCAACTCGCGTACGTGATCCCCAAGGGCGGGTTCGACGAGCTGGTGCGCGCCGGGATCGACGCGCTCCGCGAGCCGGTCGCGGCGCTGCTGCCGTGGCTGGCCGACCGGGTCGGGCAGATCGGGAGCTTCGACGACGTCAGCGTGCTGACCGTCGCGCTCAACCGGCTGCGCCGCTGGCACCGGCCCGGATTCCTGTGCATCGGGGACGCCGCGCACGCCATGTCGCCGGTGTTCGGGGTGGGGATCAACCTGGCCGTCCAGGACGCCGTCGCCACCGCCAACCTGCTGGCCGGATCGCTCAGGTCCGGCGCGCCGATCCCCGAGTCCACCCTGCGCCTGGTGCAGAAGCGGCGGATGCCGCCCACGCGGGTCACGCAGGCGGTCCAGCGGGTGTTCCAGAACCTGGTGATCAAGCGGGCCCTCAGCAACCGGCTCGACCCGTCCAGGATGCCCCGCGACCTCACGCGGATCCCCCTGCTCAAGCGGGTGGCCCGGCGTTTCATCGGGCTGGGGGTGCGCCCCGAGCACGTGTCCGTAAAGGAACTTTGA
- a CDS encoding anti-sigma factor, with amino-acid sequence MMTDDLHALSGAYAVHALPYAEWVLYEEHLPACSACWMEVRRLRETAARLAEAVAEPPPAPLRQRLLDAAHDQRRPDQRPDQRPERRRPEERPERGSGAVPDDGPTIWWPPASRTPAAPPAAPPAPLRRRRARVTAGLAAVAAVAAVALGAVAVDARRDLSDLTARNDEVIAVLAAPDAETVRRPATSGGTGTVVISRARGRLVFASSGLAELPRSKGYELWLMGPDGPRPAGMLDRAGGGLTAPLLITPERGEDRVALTVEPAAGSGRPTTRPILLAELPEA; translated from the coding sequence ATGATGACGGACGACCTCCACGCCCTCTCCGGCGCCTACGCCGTGCACGCACTGCCGTACGCCGAGTGGGTGCTGTACGAGGAGCATCTGCCGGCGTGCTCGGCCTGCTGGATGGAGGTCCGGCGGCTGCGGGAGACGGCGGCCAGGCTCGCCGAGGCGGTGGCCGAGCCACCGCCCGCCCCGCTCCGGCAGCGCCTGCTCGACGCCGCCCACGACCAGCGGCGGCCCGACCAGCGGCCCGACCAGCGGCCCGAGCGGCGGCGGCCCGAGGAGCGGCCGGAGAGGGGGTCAGGAGCGGTGCCCGACGACGGCCCGACCATCTGGTGGCCCCCGGCGTCCCGCACGCCCGCAGCCCCGCCTGCGGCCCCGCCCGCGCCCCTCAGGCGCCGCCGGGCCAGGGTGACGGCGGGCCTGGCGGCCGTGGCCGCGGTGGCCGCGGTCGCGCTCGGCGCCGTCGCCGTGGACGCCCGCCGTGACCTGAGCGACCTGACCGCCAGGAACGACGAGGTGATCGCCGTGCTGGCCGCGCCCGACGCCGAGACGGTACGCAGGCCCGCCACCTCCGGCGGCACCGGCACGGTCGTGATCTCCAGGGCCAGGGGACGCCTGGTGTTCGCCTCGTCCGGCCTGGCCGAGCTGCCCCGGTCCAAGGGGTACGAGCTGTGGCTGATGGGCCCGGACGGCCCCCGCCCCGCCGGGATGCTCGACCGGGCCGGGGGCGGCCTGACCGCCCCCCTGCTGATCACGCCGGAGCGGGGGGAGGACCGCGTGGCGCTCACGGTCGAGCCGGCGGCCGGTTCCGGCAGGCCCACGACGCGGCCGATCCTCCTGGCCGAGCTCCCGGAGGCCTGA